Genomic DNA from Nitratidesulfovibrio vulgaris str. Hildenborough:
CCGCAGGGTGCTCTCGTCGGAGACAGCATCCCTCTACGAACAGCCGGAGAGCGTCACCGTCCACCTCTGGGAAATCACCCGCTAGACCAACGAAGGAGCCGCCATGGGACGCACCATCCGCTTCGGCGTATCACTCGACTCCGAGCTTCTGGACAAGTTCGATGTCCTCTGCGATGAACGCTGCTACCAGACCCGTTCCGAAGCCATCCGCGACCTCATCCGCAACACGCTGGTTCAGCAGGAATGGGAAGACACCGACCGCGAAATCGCCGGTACGCTCACCCTCGTCTACGACCACCACAAGAGCGACCTCGCACAGCGACTCACCGAGATACAGCACGACGTGCACGACATCATCATCACCTCGCTGCATGTGCACCTCGACCATTACAACTGCCTTGAAGTGCTCGTCCTCAAGGGCCCCGGCCAGCAGGTGCGCAACCTCGCGCAACGGCTCATATCCACCAAGGGCGTGAAGCACGGCAAGCTTTCGCTCACCACAACCGGACAGGACCTCACCTAGCATCATGGAAATGGAAGACGTACAGAACAGCCCGGCACAGGTGGCCATGCCCATCGACCGCGTGGGCGTGAAGAACCTCCAGTTGCCCCTTGTGGTCAGCGACAGGGCGCAGGGCCGCCAGCACACCGTCGCCACCGTCGACATCGGCGTCGACCTGCCCGCCCACTTCAAGGGCACGCATATGAGCCGCTTCGTCGAGGCTCTCGAGAACTGGACCGAAGAACTGGACTACGCCAGCATGAAGCGCCTGCTCGAAGACGTGAAGACACGTCTCGAGGCACGCAAGGCCTATGTGCTCTTCAGGTTCCCGTATTTCATCCGCAAGAAGGCCCCTGCCACGGGCAGCCCCGGTCTCGTCTGCTACCAGTGCCGCCTCACCGGTGAACTGGAGGAGGGACGCCCCTCGTTCCTGCTGGAGGTCGAGGTCCCGGTCATGACCGTGTGTCCGTGCTCCAAGGCCATCAGCGACGAGGGCGCGCACAGCCAGCGGGCCGTGGTGCGCATCGCCGTTCGCATGACGCGCTTCAGCTGGCTTGAGGAGTTCATCGACCTTGCCGAGGTGTCGGGTTCATCGCCCGTGTACACCCTGCTCAAGCGCGAGGACGAGAAGTACGTCACCGAAGACGCCTTCGCCCACCCCACCTTCGTGGAGGACGTGGTACGCGCTGCCGCACAACGTCTTGAACGCCATCCGCAGATTTCGTGGTTCCGCGTCGAGGTGGAAAGCTTCGAATCCATCCATTGCCACAACGCCTTCGCCAGCATCGAGCGCACCATCACCCCCGAAACGCAACCGGGTAGCTGACAAACCGTCCCGCGCGTCTTATCTGAACGATAGACGTGGAGGCAGCCATGCGCATCGACACCGGATGGGCCGCCCTTGACGCCTTCGGCATCGGCCTTGGCGTCACGGCCAACAACATCGCCAACGTGAACACGGATGGCTTTCGCGCCTCGCAGACCCGGTACGAGACCGGGCCGGGCGGCGAAGGGGTGCGCTTGGGCGAGATTCGCGAAAGCACGACACCCGGCCCCCTGCATGAGGGCATGGGCATCGTCGAACGCGAAGGACGCATGGAACAGCAGCGCGTACTCGTCGAGGGCAGCAACACCGACACAGCGCGCGAGATGGTCTCGATGATGGAGACACAGCGTGCCCATGAGGCCAACGTCGCCTCCATACGCGCCCACGACGACATGACGGGAGTGGTGCTGGACATCATGGTCTGACCCCCCGTCCCCGACCCGCATGAACGTACCGCGCCGGATGCCCACTACAGGTATCCGGCGCGTTTGCGTCGACGCCTTGCATGAAGCCCGCCCCCGCAAGCCTGTGCCGCACCCGTCGCGTCGGCAGCATGATGGAAGGGGACTCCCATGCCATGAATCGCGTCTTCTCCACACCCGGAAGCTGCGGATGACGCAACTTCGCTTGACTTCATGTCATGTAATTGACAGTTAGAGTCTGTGGCTGTCCGGAACGCCGGTTGCCCGACGAGGAGGGAGGATGGAGATAGACACCTGTGGCATCATCGGGCAGAGCACCACGCTCTGTCAGGTGTTCCGCATGCTCGGCAAGGTGGCCCCCACCGACAGCACGGTGCTGGTCACCGGCGAATCGGGAACCGGCAAGGAACTGCTGGTGCGTGCCCTGCACGCCAACAGCCAGCGGGCCCAGCAGCCATTCGTGCCCATCAACTGCGGGGCCATCCCGAAAGACCTGCTCGAGTCCGAGTTGTTCGGCCACGAGAAGGGAGCCTTCACGCACGCCATCCGCTCGCGCCCCGGACGTTTCGAACTGGCCGACGGAGGTACCATCTTCCTCGACGAAATCGGCGAGATGGACCTCATGCTCCAGGTCAAGATCCTGCGCGTGTTGCAGGAGAAGGAGATCGAACGGGTCGGCGGCACGGGTACGAAGAAGGTC
This window encodes:
- the folE2 gene encoding GTP cyclohydrolase FolE2; its protein translation is MEDVQNSPAQVAMPIDRVGVKNLQLPLVVSDRAQGRQHTVATVDIGVDLPAHFKGTHMSRFVEALENWTEELDYASMKRLLEDVKTRLEARKAYVLFRFPYFIRKKAPATGSPGLVCYQCRLTGELEEGRPSFLLEVEVPVMTVCPCSKAISDEGAHSQRAVVRIAVRMTRFSWLEEFIDLAEVSGSSPVYTLLKREDEKYVTEDAFAHPTFVEDVVRAAAQRLERHPQISWFRVEVESFESIHCHNAFASIERTITPETQPGS
- the nikR gene encoding nickel-responsive transcriptional regulator NikR translates to MGRTIRFGVSLDSELLDKFDVLCDERCYQTRSEAIRDLIRNTLVQQEWEDTDREIAGTLTLVYDHHKSDLAQRLTEIQHDVHDIIITSLHVHLDHYNCLEVLVLKGPGQQVRNLAQRLISTKGVKHGKLSLTTTGQDLT
- a CDS encoding flagellar basal body rod C-terminal domain-containing protein — its product is MRIDTGWAALDAFGIGLGVTANNIANVNTDGFRASQTRYETGPGGEGVRLGEIRESTTPGPLHEGMGIVEREGRMEQQRVLVEGSNTDTAREMVSMMETQRAHEANVASIRAHDDMTGVVLDIMV